The genomic DNA GCCGCTCTCATTATCGATTATTTTGCAGACCGCTTCCCGGATCGTGCCAATCACTGCGTCGCTGTCGGATGTTATTTCTGTTAACTCAATCGAAAAGGTTTCTTCTCCCTCCGCCACGTTATCATCAATAAGCGGGACATTAATTTCCCATTCGCCGGAATATTTGTCGTTTATTTCCAATATACCGGAAACCGCCTGATAATCTTCACCGGCTTTAGCAGTACCATCTTTGGTAGCGTACGTTACAGTTACATTGCCGGTGTTACCGGTCCACCGTCGACGAGCTACAACCGGGTAGAGGGTTCCGGTAATGCAGTTTTCGTGCGAGAAAAATTCTTCATGCGTAAAGTTAATGATGCCGCCCGGGTTGTGGTCGCCGCCGCGATCATCGTTTATGCGGCACCGCATCTGTGCCGCGCCGCCCAGTTGTGCCCCCGATGCATCATGAAGCTCAATCACAAAATGCTCATATCCTTCAGGATCGGAGTCATCTATAACAGGAATCAGTATTGTCTGTCCGCCATCTTCGCCGTCGGCCCAGGTAAATGTATGTGTCGTTGCGGTGTAATCAGTGCCCGCTTCAGCGGAGCCGTCAACGGTCCGCAGGGAAACCGATGCAGGGCCGTCTTTACCGCCGGTCCGCATGACTGTAATGGGCACGCCGCCCTGATCGGCAAATGATTCGGGTACTTCACGGTAGGGGCCACAGATATTCACAACACCCGGGCCGGCAGGTGTGGTGTTGTTAATGAGTGCATCCGGATCGATCACGACATGCCAGACTCCTTTACCGCCGCGGCCGGTGACACCAACATGAAGCATTCGGTCCTCTGTCTGAATACAATGCTGCGCAGCCCGTTCGGGAAATCCGGCATTGCCGTGCTTTTCTCCGATTTTCAGGGCTGTTGTCCAATTGATGCCATCAGGACTGATATTGACAAACACGCGCGGCCGCCCGCTCCACATGCCGCCGGTCCGGGCCATTACATGCCATCCCTTCAGCGGCCCGCCATCGACGTCAAGAACGGTCCCATGCACATGGCTTGCTCCCTCTGCGTTGCAGTCAACATAGTCGCCCCAGCTAGTACCGCCGTCGGTAGAGTATGTTACATTGCCGATTCCCTGCGGCCAGCCGATATGGCAGGCCAATTGAGAATAATCGTAGTTTCCGTTGCTGGTCAGCGGCATGATAGGGCCGGGAATAAATTCCTGAGAATTGGTGCCGAATGTCGATACGGTCCAGGCATCGCCATCCGGTTCATTGCCGGTTATATTATTACCCGGAATGCGGACCATATATCCCTGATACAGAGTGTTGGTATATCTTGTTACATGATTACTCAGCAGGTCTCCACCGGGCAACTCGAGCGGTGCAGTCAGCAAAGCTGCCCCAACACTGCCGTTTCTTCCCGCAAACAAACCGTCATTGCTGGTATAGGTAAGTTGACGGTCGGACCAGGTATAGCCGTTATCGATTGAGCTGCGCACCCAGGTTTCGGTTGCCATATAATGGCCGTTCAAATGGAGATATACAATCAGGGGAGCGCCGTCTTTCTTCGGCTGGAATGGAACCGGCATATAGTTGTTCTCACCGTCATCGAGCACCTGAGGATGCTGTTGCCATTTTTCACCATCAAAACGGCTCATCATGGCAAAGCCCCATTGTTTCCATTCCTCATGCGATGCCTGCCATACATTGATCAAGTCGCCATTGCGACACTGGGTCATGCCGCCTTCATGCTGGTACTCAAGCGGTGCGGGTGGAATCAGATATTCATTGACAATCGCCTGGTAGCGAAGCTCATGCTCCATGTAATTATCTTGCGCAAACGACACAGCGCATGCTGCCGTAATAAGCCAGAGAACTTTTATTTTTGATAATCTCATAGCTGCCTCCTGTAGAATCTGAGTCGCGAATTTCGCGCCGAATGGATTATTGTGATGCATTATCGAGTGTAATAAGCAACCTGCTGTTTTTGGTCTGAAATTGTTTGCGTTCATTACCCGGAATTATTATATATGGAATTTATCGTAATCAGCATAAAAACACCACCGGCCTTAGCACGATATCAGAAGCGAATTTGCGCAAGCTGAGGAATTCGGCTACCGCAAAATACTCTGATTGACTTCTGCGGTCAATCCGATAGCATCAAGCTCACCCGCGACTTTCTTTGCCAGACAGGAAAAGAAAGATGAATCGAAATATTTGAAATCGGCAATATGGTTTCTTTTGTGAATTCGTTTAGAATCTACGATTGCATCGATTAAGACAGTATCAATTGGCGCCCCCGGTTCGAGATAGTCTATGACTTCCTGCAGTTTTTGTGAAGGATTTGCCAGCAAGTCGCCATAGTTAACATACAGCGCTTTCAACGGCTGTTTTCGGGAAAGCCACTTTTCCGCAAATTGTTTCCAGTAAACAATATTCTCTTCTGAAAACTTCTGCCAGGATTCAACACCTTCATCCTTTATCCATGAATGTTCGACCGAACTTACGGTAAAAAAAGATACCAGCGATTCAAGCGGATTGCGATATTGAATTATGTAGTTATAGTCCGGATTAACCGGTTGATCCAGGTGCATGTCGTGGTTTTTTTGGTAGGTCGTTTCGTGATCGGTGCAGGGAACGGTTTTGCAGTGATTGAAATATTCGCAATATTGAAATCGGTTAACCGCTATGAAATGATCATGACTGCTCAGCGATGTCCGGGGATCTTTTGCATAATAGCAGATAAGCAGATCGGCTAATAAATGATGGCCGCTGCGAGGATAGGTCACACACTGTATCTTTTTCACAAGCAAGGCCTTTTGCATTTAAAATGGATGAAATCCCGACGGTATCCTCCGGCAATTCGAAGCATAGTGCATTTTCACCTGTAATAATTGCCTGGACCGGTTCAATAAAAATAATAAAAGTGTATACATCCAGGTTATACAGGGCTCTGTATAAAAGCAGAGTGCCCTTATACCAATAGACATATACGCGTCAAAGGCATGTTTTGCTCGAATACAGAAACTAATCCCTTTTCCTTATTCAGGAATCGAAGACAATGTGGAGGACCAGGGCGATAAAGAATGCCGACCTCCAAAATGCCTCCACTTCCTCTGCCTTATTGCGTATACCGCTTCCGGTACTCGGTCGGTGAAATCCCGAATCGCTTCCGGAACAGGGTGGCAAAGTGGCGGGGATTATCGATTCCCACATAGTTGGCGATCTCCTTGACATCGACCCGGGTCTGGGTGAGCATGCGGGATGCTTTGTCCAGCCGGAGACTCGTTATAAACTTGGCCGGGGTGGAGAAAAAGCATTTATTCCAGTGCCTGAAAAAGCCGGCTAGGGAAAAACCATACTCCGAGGCCAGTTTTTCCAGATTGAACGGTTCCTGATAATGGTCCCGGATATACTGCTCGGATTCACGGATCCGCTTTTCCGCATCGGTCAAACGATGCTCGTGCTCGGCGATGCGGCTTTCGATTATCGCCATTTCCGCATGACGGTCTATCTTGTCTGTAACCCCCGGGATAAAAAGCTTTGAACTCAGCTTGAGCAGCAACTCAAGGTACATGGTTGTTGTCGGAAGATTATGTATTGTCCAGATGAGATCATCTTTTCTTTTCAGGCCCCAGCGAGCAAAGATATCCTTTTTTGTCATGACATAGCGGATATAGGTCTCTTTCCAGTGATCATCGGGGCCGTAGGTATAATGGAACCCGGGAACTTCAAGCAGGACAAAGGGCGCCTGCACCTCCTGTCGTTTTCGGTCGATTTCTATAAAACCATTACCTTCTGTAACAAAAGAAAAGGAAACATCACCAATAGGCCAGATTCGGTCGACTGTATGGGTTTTTTGCGGGATATGACCGATTGCAAATACCGGGGGAATGCCCGGCAATGTCCGTTTCAGATTATGGAGGTATTCAACAAAAAAGGTGTCTTTTACTGCGTCGGATTCTTTCATTTTTCACAACCCATTCGGCGAGCATAATTCTATAAATAATGTATAAAATAATGTAATGAAGGGCAAGGAAGAAGCAAATAATTGTCGGCGGCCAAAAGGTTATGCGATTTGAGGAATATTGCATATGAACAATCTGACAATGAGAATTAATGAAACATAATGATAATAATTTAAATGTATTGACCAGATAAATGCAATAAAATATAACAGTAGGTTACCTGTGTAATAAAAAATGTGTTGATATTGCCTCAGAAAACGATTATTATACTTCTAATTAGCCCCTCCCCTAATAAGCTAATTTGGTGGAAAATGGAAAATATGAGCTAAATAAATTGATTTGTGAAAAAATATAAGAAAAAAATAAACATAATAACAGAAAAATATTCAAAAAAGCATGCATTATAATCAAAAAGCTGTTACCCGAAGGGGGGATTACCAATGTCCAGATCAATAATCATATCCCTGTTTTGCTTTTGCCTTGCTTATGCCGGCATTCAGCAATCGTTTTATGTTGCGCCCAATGGAAGCGATGCCAATGACGGCACAGAAAGTCAGCCGCTGGCAACTATCAATGAGGCGGCTGAAAAGGTCGCAGCGATAAGCGGGAACATGACCGGCGATATCATTGTTTATGTGAAAGCGGGCACTTACTACCTTACCAGTCCGCTGGAGCTTACCGAGGCGCATTCGGGTACAAACGGATTTAGAGTTATCTTTAAAAATGCTGATGGCCTCGGGAGCGCACGGATTATCGGTGGTGAGCGGATAACGAACTGGGTTCAGCACTCAGGCAGCATTTATAAAACATCGGTAAACTGGAATTTCAATACTTTATACGAAAACAGCAAACGAGCCTGGAAAGCGCGCACACCAAACCAGGCAGATTTCAGTGATAAGGTCTACTTCCTCTGCCGGGGCGATTATTTCCGTGCCGGAGCCTGGCCGGGTGTTTCGGATTGGAGAGAGGTTCCCAAGCCTGCGGACCGGATGTATTACCGTCCCGGAGACTTCGATCCGAGCGGATGGGATATCGCTGATGCGGAAGTTTACTGCACCGCACCGGACAGAGCTTCATGGGCAGGACAGATACATGATATCGTTGGTATCAACGCTGCCGGGAATGAAATTCTTATCGCACCTGAAACTCCATGGTTTATAAGCAGGGAAAACACTGAAAGCGGGAGCCGGTATATTGTCCAGGGCATTCTGGCTCTTCTTGACGCTCCGGGGGAATTCCACCTGGATGTATCCGAAAACACCTTGTATTACCAGGCTATGGATGGTGAGATTGCCGCCCAGGAAATAATTGCACCGAAATGGAAACGACTTATTACAGTGATCGGATCATCGGAGCAAAATGTCGTT from Chitinivibrionales bacterium includes the following:
- a CDS encoding helix-turn-helix domain-containing protein codes for the protein MKESDAVKDTFFVEYLHNLKRTLPGIPPVFAIGHIPQKTHTVDRIWPIGDVSFSFVTEGNGFIEIDRKRQEVQAPFVLLEVPGFHYTYGPDDHWKETYIRYVMTKKDIFARWGLKRKDDLIWTIHNLPTTTMYLELLLKLSSKLFIPGVTDKIDRHAEMAIIESRIAEHEHRLTDAEKRIRESEQYIRDHYQEPFNLEKLASEYGFSLAGFFRHWNKCFFSTPAKFITSLRLDKASRMLTQTRVDVKEIANYVGIDNPRHFATLFRKRFGISPTEYRKRYTQ